In Elusimicrobiota bacterium, one DNA window encodes the following:
- a CDS encoding Glu/Leu/Phe/Val dehydrogenase, producing the protein MSIFDSPALEKLMVIPRNAKELLKKPEKQITVNIGVWLDSKTLVVCEAYIVYHNMVRGAAKGGIRIAANVTMEETTDLAERMTLKTALTGIPFGGGKSGIRMENKNLSPYDKKEIIKEYVHLIRNDLMSGVYIPAPDMGTGPREMAIIYGELHIPECVTGKPVGIGGLPGRKEATGYGVAMSAIHAYSKYFKKDMKGVKVAVQGYGNVGSWVAYFLHDRGAKVVAISDVTGGIYNKEGIDITRLSEYVKEKNQVTGFPGSDEISNEELLALDDIEILIPAAVENVINDKTAPKIKAKIIVEGANGPTTAEGDKIIDQKGIILVPDILANSGGVIGSYIEWRSSKSGSITPVVEVYKIISDLIIQSFERVSDLASKEKMTNRNASLVLATQEVISAMQERGWI; encoded by the coding sequence GTGTCCATTTTCGATTCGCCTGCCCTAGAAAAACTGATGGTGATCCCACGTAATGCAAAGGAATTATTAAAAAAGCCTGAAAAACAAATTACTGTAAATATCGGCGTATGGCTTGATAGCAAGACCCTGGTTGTCTGCGAAGCTTACATAGTTTACCACAATATGGTCAGGGGTGCTGCAAAAGGCGGTATTAGAATTGCCGCTAATGTTACCATGGAAGAAACCACCGACCTGGCGGAAAGAATGACCCTGAAAACCGCTCTTACAGGTATTCCTTTCGGCGGCGGCAAGTCAGGCATCCGCATGGAAAATAAAAATCTTTCGCCTTATGATAAAAAAGAAATTATAAAAGAGTATGTCCACCTGATACGCAATGACCTCATGTCCGGTGTTTATATTCCTGCTCCGGATATGGGCACAGGCCCAAGGGAAATGGCCATAATTTACGGAGAGCTTCACATACCGGAATGTGTCACGGGCAAACCCGTTGGAATCGGCGGCCTGCCGGGAAGAAAGGAAGCAACCGGCTATGGTGTTGCCATGTCCGCTATCCATGCTTACAGCAAATATTTCAAAAAAGATATGAAAGGCGTAAAAGTTGCTGTTCAGGGCTATGGGAATGTGGGAAGCTGGGTGGCCTATTTTCTTCATGACAGAGGGGCAAAAGTAGTAGCCATTTCGGATGTAACGGGCGGCATATATAACAAGGAAGGGATTGATATTACGAGGTTGAGTGAGTACGTTAAAGAAAAAAACCAGGTCACTGGGTTTCCCGGTTCGGATGAAATATCAAATGAAGAGCTACTTGCGCTTGACGATATAGAAATATTGATTCCGGCCGCAGTTGAAAATGTGATAAATGATAAAACAGCGCCGAAGATAAAAGCAAAAATTATAGTTGAAGGCGCAAACGGCCCCACTACGGCCGAAGGCGATAAAATAATTGACCAGAAAGGGATAATTCTTGTGCCGGATATTTTAGCGAATTCCGGCGGTGTTATAGGTTCATATATTGAATGGAGAAGTTCAAAATCCGGAAGCATTACGCCGGTTGTGGAAGTTTATAAAATAATCAGTGACCTTATCATACAGTCTTTTGAAAGAGTGAGTGATTTGGCTTCTAAAGAAAAGATGACCAACCGAAACGCTTCTCTTGTGTTAGCAACCCAGGAAGTTATAAGTGCTATGCAGGAAAGAGGATGGATTTGA